In the genome of Oscarella lobularis chromosome 1, ooOscLobu1.1, whole genome shotgun sequence, one region contains:
- the LOC136183319 gene encoding uncharacterized protein, protein MRRQNYTFRYRKFGANASLGSHPFSVLDHDFMNWSYIPNFRVFAFDSPIHGAGLFSLELEGCSEAVDRLSRFVNEYAEKRIEIPEVRREFDVHLFLAKNVIYPLTGYCCLSTRDHNKARDKQPSLFGDIKVKGTGLGDEFHTWHGYLDMISKITIENDHHAATPVAVAQPSLTDSFLSEDGFEGGVPCEVKRDEELRKHVPQTAAQTIIYSFVHHRRRPHENTLVPGILITKDSFLVVMYDCVNDILLELTRSVKFLSETGEFSLSSIAFLWTVLHHSLFLNSIEYKAAIPQERGTLKEAKASFCDWQKIFK, encoded by the exons ATGCGTAGGCAGAATTACACGTTTCGTTACCGAAAGTTCGGGGCAAATGCCTCTCTTGGAAGTCACCCATTCTCAGTATTGGACCACGATTTCATGAATTGGAGTTACATTCCAAATTTTCGtgtctttgcctttgatTCTCCCATACACGGTGCCGGTCTCTTCTCTCTTGAACTCGAAGGGTGCTCAGAGGCAGTAGATCGCCTATCTCGATTTGTTAATGAATATGCAGAGAAACGAATCGAGATACCAGAAGTAAGAAGAGAATTTGACGTGCATCTTTTTCTGGCAAAGAACGTCATTTATCCTTTGACTGGCTACTGCTGTCTTTCTACCCGTGATCACAACAAGGCAAGAGACAAACAGCCATCGTTATTCGGTGATATCAAGGTGAAAGGCACCGGATTGGGAGACGAATTTCATACTTGGCACGGATACTTGGATATGATATCAAAAATTACAATTGAAAATGATCATCACGCGGCAACGCCAGTCGCTGTGGCGCAGCCATCATTGACTGACAGTTTTTTGAGTGAAGACGGCTTTGAGGGAGGGGTACCATGTGAAGTGAAGCGAGACG AAGAGCTAAGGAAGCATGTGCCTCAGACTGCTGCACAGACTATCATCTATTCGTTTGTTCATCATCGACGGCGTCCTCATGAAAATACACTTGTTCCAGGAATACTCATAACCAAGGACTCGTTTCTTGTCGTCATGTATGACTGCGTGAATGACATTCTATTGGAACTCACAAGAAGTGTCAAATTTTTGTCCGAGACGGGTGAATTCAGTTTATCGTCTATTGCTTTTCTTTGGACAGTGTTGCACCATTCATTATTTCTAAATTCAATTGAGTATAAAGCCGCAATTCCTCAAGAAAGAGGAACACTgaaagaagcaaaagcgAGTTTCTGTGATTGGCAGAAGATCTTCAAGTGA
- the LOC136185364 gene encoding von Willebrand factor A domain-containing protein 7-like: MIRLCIFLCYASTATNGFVPTGLHEFGSSAADALFGGSFSNTMQSSTTHKELTRKAMATVARQLLRSRNLLRQSFDSDDPNEIVRTAFGSSSSASDFVNAIETVATANADVDGDESANTAAHFDAENILAGNRRLLALFSAAVRHAVAEQYDDARTSIGQLLHGLQDFYSHSNWIEMGHRSPNADLVKPNRQPTNIASSTTPTCTNCYSFLPRLECRDNLVTDTLLTTGYYSNQDKEKPSAETLRGGGSSGRGKCSHGGVLDFSALRQANGGINKDSTSAVFSPHHYLHEVAIAVATEATVDLLEDFWRRIGDQRFQRFIGLDNGASVSFVFDSRSKMSAEGVARRRGMAETLIDLMSFDNRGYRSRNRRSFDEKPVQRRSVDPGNSVMAISGLIMALKNAKKGSSVYVLTENSAKDFSRYSEAMALIAMKKVKVFFLVGNSSMVQSRKESMDAYSVYHRLASVSGGQVLSEDTASVEDILRLTMNFFAESDVTLLHYESIIPTGVSGSNVPVIIDELVTDLTVSLSGKNTSFILIDPNGKFVFLNDSEKMVNNSTSIVHISKPDRGTWTITVTAVEPYSLLVKGMSILSFDYSLVEPKYNASHPGMFPVLGRPRIGDSIVVRLSVVGLNKSEGQVNTISILAENGTLIHNCSAALFERKTDSIDYISNESVVIPAEPFHVAISGQYKGQTFTRTSPTLVMPLTYKIAISAESQLSVKQGQKSELSFSVETLRKDKFTITVEDDLDISSSLIPTTLSLAADELQTVKLRFSVPSCYNRTGFDSVTVTVKSQTTNELSSFIVRLFIDSEYIDYDPPVCIVNAVSSETCDRVSGNCNSVWTAALKIIDTGSGLETIDSTETIDFSMRNSNTFADVSITVSCCNESVNVSATDASGNTAVCSVSRESRPVTDCGRITCLNGGICRGESTCVCLRGYYGDDCGQEGCPMPSLPSGGHVSEMSNFHVGSTVEVSCEENHEMMGENSLTCCSFGWAGSTPMCIDSSSSSSGAHAIEKSTILCFAVVLASMAKYLAAE; encoded by the exons ATGATTCGACTCTGCATCTTTCTGTGCTACGCTTCAACTGCAACCAACGGATTCGTACCGACAGGGCTCCACGAGTTCGGCTCCTCGGCCGCAGACGCGCTATTCGGCGGATCGTTTTCGAACACAATGCAAAGCTCGACGACCCACAAGGAGCTGACGCGAAAGGCGATGGCGACAGTCGCCCGACAACTCCTTCGCTCTCGCAACCTCCTACGACAATCattcgacagcgacgacccaaacgaaatcgttcgGACGGCGTTCGgaagttcgtcgtcggcgagcgacTTCGTCAACGCAATCGAAaccgtcgcgacggcgaacgccgacgtcgacggcgacgagtcggCGAACACGGCCGCTCACTTCGACGCGGAGAACATTCTCGCGGGTAATCGGCGGCTGTTGGCGCTGTTCAGCGCCGCCGTGCgccacgccgtcgccgagcagtacgacgacgcgagaacgtcgatcgGGCAACTACTGCACGGCTTGCAAGATTTCTATAGTCATTCGAACTGGATTGAAATGGGTCATCGCAGTCCGAATGCCGACTTGGTCAAACCGAATCGACAACCGACAAATATTGCGTCGTCTACGACGCCGACTTGTACAAATTGCTACTCGTTTCTACCTCGACTGGAATGTCGGGATAATCTCGTCACCGATACGCTGCTCACGACCGGTTATTACTCTAATCAGGATAAGGAGAAGCCGTCGGCGGAGACCCTACGAGGTGGCGGGTCGAGCGGACGTGGAAAATGCAGTCACGGCGGTGTGCTCGATTTTAGTGCGTTGAGGCAGGCGAATGGGGGCATAAACAAGGATAGCACGAGTGCCGTCTTTTCGCCACATCACTATTTGCACGAGGTGgcgatcgccgtcgcaacGGAAGCCACTGTCGATCTTTTAGAAGACTTTTGGCGGCGTATCGGTGACCAACGATTTCAACGTTTTATCGGACTCGATAACGGCGCTTCGGTGagtttcgtcttcgacagTCGGTCGAAAATGAGCGCGGAGGGCGTCGCAAGACGACGCGGCATGGCTGAGACGCTAATTGATCTAATGTCTTTCGATAATCGAG GGTATAGATCTCGCAATAGACGCAGTTTTGATGAGAAACCCGTTCAACGTCGAAGTGTCGACCCTGGGAATTCCGTCATGGCTATCAGTGGGCTAATTATGGCGTTGAAAAACGCCAAGAAAGGATCTTCTGTGTACGTGCTAACCGAAAATAGTGCCAAGGACTTCAGCCGCTATTCCGAAGCCATGGCTTTGATTGCAAtgaaaaaagtcaaagtctTTTTCCTCGTGGGCAACTCGTCCATGGTGCAGTCGCGAAAGGAGTCTATGGATGCCTATTCTGTCTATCATCGTTTGGCCAGCGTTTCTGGAGGTCAAGTCTTGTCAGAAGACACGGCTTCTGTCGAAGACATATTGCGGCTTacgatgaatttttttgccgAGTCTGACGTGACTCTTCTACACTACGAGTCAATAATCCCCACGGGAGTGTCGGGCTCTAACGTGCCAGTGATTATTGACGAATTGGTAACCGATCTCACGGTTTCACTGAGCGGAAAAAACACGTCGTTCATTCTTATCGATCCAAACGGTAAATTCGTCTTTCTGAACGACTCTGAGAAAATGGTAAACAATAGCACGTCTATCGTTCACATATCTAAACCTGATCGAGGCACGTGGACAATCACGGTAACTGCTGTAGAGCCCTATAGCCTTCTCGTCAAGGGAATGAGCATCCTAAGCTTTGACTACAGTCTTgtagagccaaaatataacGCCAGTCATCCTGGAATGTTTCCAGTACTAGGCAGACCTAGAATAG GTGACTCTATCGTGGTACGACTCTCGGTCGTTGGACTAAATAAGAGCGAAGGTCAAGTAAATACTATCTCGATTTTAGCAGAAAATGGGACACTCATTCACAACTGCAGCGCCGCTCTCTTTGAAAGGAAAACCGATAGCATCGACTACATTTCAAACGAAAGCGTCGTCATTCCGGCTGAGCCGTTTCACGTCGCCATTTCTGGTCAATACAAGGGACAAACGTTTACACGCACGTCTCCCACTCTCGTCATGCCTCTCACGTACAAAATCGCGATTTCAGCCGAGTCTCAGCTGAGCGTGAAACAGGGACAAAAGTCGGAGCTGAGTTTTTCGGTTGAGACTTTGAGAAAAGACAAATTTACGATAACAGTAGAAGACGACTTAGACATTTCTAGCTCTCTAATCCCAACGACATTGAGCCTGGCTGCCGATGAATTGCAGACCGTGAAGCTTCGTTTCTCGGTGCCATCTTGCTACAACAGAACCGGGTTCGATTCGGTCACAGTTACAGTAAAATCACAGACGACAAACGAGCTCAGCTCGTTCATCGTTCGACTCTTTATCGATTCAGAG TATATTGACTACGATCCGCCTGTCTGTATTGTCAACGCCGTCAGTTCAGAAACATGTGACCGTGTATCGGGCAACTGTAACTCCGTGTGGACAGCTGCTCTAAAAATTATAGATACCGGTTCGGGATTAGAGACAATTGATTCCACAGAAACGATCGACTTTTCCATGAGAAATTCTAATACCTTTGCGGACGTATCCATTACCGTGTCTTGCTGCAATGAAAGCGTCAATGTGTCAGCTACAGACGCGTCAGGAAACACAGCTGTCTGTTCGGTTAGCAGAGAAAGTCGTCCAGTCACAGACTGCGGTCGAATTACCTGTCTCAATGGAGGAATATGCAGAGGAGAAAGTACGTGTGTGTGCTTGAGAGGATACTACGGGGACGACTGTGGTCAAG AGGGGTGTCCAATGCCAAGTCTTCCCAGTGGTGGACACGTCAGCGAGATGTCTAATTTTCATGTAGGAAGTACGGTTGAAGTTTCTTGTGAGGAAAATCATGAAATGATGGGCGAGAATTCGCTGACGTGCTGTTCGTTTGGGTGGGCTGGTTCGACTCCAATGTGCATCgatagcagcagcagcagca GTGGAGCTCATGCCATagaaaagtcgacgatccTCTGCTTTGCCGTAGTTTTGGCTTCAATGGCGAAATATCTTGCTGCTGAATAA